The sequence below is a genomic window from Clostridia bacterium.
CAGCCAGATCTGATGACACTCGCGTGCCTGAGGCGTCCGCCCATTGCGGATCTTTCGGATGCCCTATGGGGCCAGGTCTTGCTCACGCCTGAGGAGGCCGCGGACAGACTGCTAAGCTCATCGAAAGCGACCGAGAGGTGTGCAGAAAGTGATTGTTGAGTATGAGAGCAAGTCCACGCCGATGCACCGGCTTGACCCCAGGGCCAAGTTCGCATGGATGCTCGCCGCCATTGTCATCAGCGTGATCTGGACTAACCCCATCTACCTGGTTGGGTTGTGCGTGGCGATAATCGGGTTCGGCTTCCTCGCGGAATTCCCGTGGGCCAAGGTGAAAGGAGTGCTCTCCTTCATCCTTGTGATTACCGCAATCATCACCCTTGTTCAGGGCGCCACCTACGTTCCGAAAACCGTGACTATTGCGGACCCGACCAGGGTGCTGTTTCACATCATTCCAGGCTGGATTCCCGGCATCGGCCCTGCGGGCGCAGTTCGAATCGGCGGATTCCTATACGGTATCGGAATGGCGCTCAAAGTGTCTGTAGTCCTCGTAGTAGTGGCCATTTTCGGGTATCTCACGTCGCCATCGGAGATAGTCCAGATAATTGCGCGCGTCCCGTTCGTGCCGTACCAGGTCGGGTTCGTCATGTCCACTGCATGGAAATTCATACCTGTGGTCCAGACTCAGATGCGAACCTTAATGGACGCGCATAGGTCCAGAGGAGTCGATTTCGAACAGGGGACCCTGACTCAGAAGGTCAGGAAGACCTCCAACGTCGTGTTTCCGCTGTTCGCCAATGCCCTATCGATGGCGGACACCATGGCTCTGGCCATGGAATCGAGGGCGTTCGGCTGCAGCAAGAAGTTCACTTTCATCAGACCATACAGAATGACGCTGGCTGACCGGCTTGCACTGTGGGGCTCGATCTTTGCCATGATTGCGAGCATCGTGTGCCTTGCCGTGTGGAAGATGGGGGCGCTGTAGGGTGAAGGGATCCGTGGTTTGCCTTGGCGCCGCAGCAATGGACCTCATATTCCAAGTTGATCGATTTCCGCTGGCAGATGAGATGGTCTTCGCATCGGGCGAACCAGGGCTCTTTCCCGGAGGATCGACTGCGAACATTGCCGCAGGTCTTGCTCGCCTGGGCGTTCGCGCTCGGTTTGTGGGGAAGGTGGGGCCAGATGCGAACGGGGATGCGCTTCGAGCTGCCTTTGAACACGACGGCGTCGACACCAAATGGCTCATGACAGAGGCAGATGGAAGGACGGCGCAGACCATCATAGTGGTCGACCACAGTGGCAACAGGATCATCTACTCGCTGGGCGGCACGGCTTTGCTGGAAACCCCCGACGAGCTGGATAGCGCGATCATGGACGGGGTTGGCCTGCTATATGTGGGCGAAGCCTTTCCCGCTGTGGCCCAGAGGGCGATCTCACAGGCGCGTTCCTGCGGGGCGATAGTGGCATATGGGCCAGGGGGCGCCACGTCGTGGATTGAGCCGGACGTACTGCTCGACCTGCTGGGGAAGGCAGACTATGTGCTTGTCTCCCGTGGTGAACTCAGGGCGATCACCTCCTTCGAAAAGCCCCGCGATGGCGCGATTTGTCTGCTGAATCAGGGCGCAAGGAATGTGGTGGTCACCCTGGGCAGTGCGGGATCAGAGTGCTATGGTGGGGAAGCTCCCCATGATCCCTGGCGCGTGGACGCCTTCCGAGTTCAGCCTGTCGATACTACGGGAGCGGGAGACTCGTTTGCAGCTGGGTTCGCGGCCGGGCTGATCGAAGGTCGTCTGGTGCAGGAATGCCTCGTTCGAGGCAATGCCATGGCTGCCATCGCCATTTCCCGAGTCGGCGCGCGAGAGGCGCTGCCAACCCGCAAGGAGTTGGATGCGTTCCTCGGAACACATCTGGTTGAAGGCGGTGATGGCGTGTGACAGGCGATGCTTGTAAACGCACCCACGGCGTTCGGCCCATCCTCGACCCGGACCGGGTTGCGGGCTGTGTGGCAGGAGTGGCGATCGGCGATGCGATGGGCATGCCAGTGGAGTTCATGACGCGCCAGGAGATACGGGCGATATACGGCAGGCTTGATCGTTTCGTCGCTCCGCGCCCCGACCACATCCACGCTGGGATGGGGGCGGCCAGGATTACCGACGACACAGAGCAGACCCTTGCCATCATCGATGCCCTCGATGAACACGGAACGATAACCCCGGAAATCGCGGCAGGGGCATATCTGAAATGGGCGGACGAATGCGACGCCTTCAGCTCATCAGTGCTCGGTCCAAGCTCCAGGCGAGCCTTGGAGAGGCTCCAGGCCGGGGAGGATCCACGCACTACGGGTTCGTCAGGGGATACCGTGGGCGCCGCCATGCGAGTCGCCCCGATTGGCATCGTGAATGCCGGAGATTTGGAGTCGGCGGCGCAGGAATGCGTCATGTCCTGCCTTCCCACCCACGGCGTGAGCATAGCCATCGGCGGGGCCTGCGCGGTTGCCTGCGCGGTCGCTGCCGCGGTAGTGGCCGGCTCAGTTGATGAGATCATCAGCGCAGCCCTATTCGGTGCGGAATACGGCGAGAGCCGCGGGGTGAAATGGGCCGGGGCAACGGTAGCCGCCCGCATCAGGCTCGCGCTGCGGAT
It includes:
- a CDS encoding energy-coupling factor transporter transmembrane component T produces the protein MIVEYESKSTPMHRLDPRAKFAWMLAAIVISVIWTNPIYLVGLCVAIIGFGFLAEFPWAKVKGVLSFILVITAIITLVQGATYVPKTVTIADPTRVLFHIIPGWIPGIGPAGAVRIGGFLYGIGMALKVSVVLVVVAIFGYLTSPSEIVQIIARVPFVPYQVGFVMSTAWKFIPVVQTQMRTLMDAHRSRGVDFEQGTLTQKVRKTSNVVFPLFANALSMADTMALAMESRAFGCSKKFTFIRPYRMTLADRLALWGSIFAMIASIVCLAVWKMGAL
- a CDS encoding carbohydrate kinase family protein, coding for MKGSVVCLGAAAMDLIFQVDRFPLADEMVFASGEPGLFPGGSTANIAAGLARLGVRARFVGKVGPDANGDALRAAFEHDGVDTKWLMTEADGRTAQTIIVVDHSGNRIIYSLGGTALLETPDELDSAIMDGVGLLYVGEAFPAVAQRAISQARSCGAIVAYGPGGATSWIEPDVLLDLLGKADYVLVSRGELRAITSFEKPRDGAICLLNQGARNVVVTLGSAGSECYGGEAPHDPWRVDAFRVQPVDTTGAGDSFAAGFAAGLIEGRLVQECLVRGNAMAAIAISRVGAREALPTRKELDAFLGTHLVEGGDGV
- a CDS encoding ADP-ribosylglycohydrolase family protein produces the protein MTGDACKRTHGVRPILDPDRVAGCVAGVAIGDAMGMPVEFMTRQEIRAIYGRLDRFVAPRPDHIHAGMGAARITDDTEQTLAIIDALDEHGTITPEIAAGAYLKWADECDAFSSSVLGPSSRRALERLQAGEDPRTTGSSGDTVGAAMRVAPIGIVNAGDLESAAQECVMSCLPTHGVSIAIGGACAVACAVAAAVVAGSVDEIISAALFGAEYGESRGVKWAGATVAARIRLALRIVEESGGETEALDGLYSIVGVGMLPTELVATAIGIVRLHQADCCKATISAVNMGGDADTLASIVAAITGGFSGIGRFPAEWTTAVERVNRLDFQRLADVLVAVRERRPQHDGCGC